Proteins encoded together in one Miscanthus floridulus cultivar M001 chromosome 16, ASM1932011v1, whole genome shotgun sequence window:
- the LOC136510770 gene encoding NRR repressor homolog 1-like produces MGGVAGAETTKKALRLRATASDGDGASVHPPEPQQQPAPLPAAGVAGNAADGSAAVHQSCGEDDDQDDEQVERFYALLANIRALRGLYSAGTGPAASGRGKGRKRAREAEVPWTPAFRLEDFEEEVKQGAAATDARSTVMNQGASGIVARRPAAAARARAAVAAADDGHDEDEVARGGNKLGLRVAARG; encoded by the coding sequence ATGGGTGGCGTAGCTGGAGCAGAGACGACGAAGAAGGCTCTACGTCTACGGGCCACCgccagcgacggcgacggcgcgtcGGTACATCCACCggagccgcagcagcagccggcgcCATTGCCTGCTGCCGGCGTCGCTGGCAACGCCGCCGACGGCTCTGCGGCGGTTCATCAGAGCTGCGGCGAGGACGACGACCAAGACGACGAGCAGGTGGAGAGGTTCTACGCGCTCCTCGCCAACATCCGTGCCCTGAGGGGCTTGTACAGCGCCGGGACCGGACCAGCAGCTTCCGGCCGGGGCAAGGGCAGGAAGAGGGCGCGGGAGGCGGAGGTGCCGTGGACGCCGGCGTTCCGGTTGGAGGACTTCGAGGAGGAGGTCAAGCAGGGCGCGGCCGCGACCGACGCGCGGAGCACGGTGATGAACCAGGGCGCCAGTGGCATCGTTGCGAGGCGGCCCGCTGCCGCAGCCAGGGCGAGAGCCGCCGTGGCCGCAGCCGACGACGGCCACGACGAAGACGAAGTAGCGCGCGGAGGGAATAAGCTCGGTCTCCGCGTCGCAGCGCGCGGATGA